A window from Thermodesulfatator atlanticus DSM 21156 encodes these proteins:
- a CDS encoding MarC family protein has protein sequence MEILKGFLHIFVPLFIIVDPIGCIPLFLGLTEKLPPERKKKVALKASVVAALVLTAFSLLGDRLLLYFDISVASFRVAGGLILLLIALQMIQAQPRATKSLPEEEEESRQKEDVAIVPLGVPILAGPGAITTILVFTAGEANFILRFKVIIAIFTVALISFLMFSNAARIAKMLGQTGTNLFVRIMGLILAVISVEYMARGLGELFPGLLSP, from the coding sequence ATGGAAATTTTAAAGGGATTTTTACATATTTTTGTCCCTCTTTTCATCATTGTAGATCCTATCGGGTGCATCCCGCTTTTTTTGGGGCTGACTGAAAAACTTCCCCCGGAGCGCAAGAAAAAAGTTGCGCTTAAGGCTTCCGTGGTAGCGGCTCTGGTGTTGACAGCTTTTTCTCTCCTAGGAGATCGTCTTCTGCTTTATTTTGATATTTCGGTTGCTTCTTTCAGGGTAGCAGGAGGGCTTATTCTTCTTTTGATTGCCCTTCAGATGATTCAGGCACAACCAAGAGCCACTAAAAGTCTTCCCGAGGAGGAAGAAGAAAGCCGCCAAAAAGAAGATGTCGCTATTGTCCCTCTAGGTGTTCCTATTTTGGCAGGTCCTGGTGCGATAACCACTATTTTGGTCTTTACCGCCGGAGAAGCTAATTTTATCCTCCGCTTCAAAGTAATTATTGCTATTTTTACCGTAGCTTTAATAAGCTTTTTAATGTTTTCCAATGCGGCTCGCATTGCCAAAATGCTAGGGCAAACTGGAACTAATTTATTCGTGCGCATTATGGGCTTGATTCTTGCGGTAATTTCCGTTGAATATATGGCAAGGGGGCTGGGAGAACTTTTTCCAGGGCTCCTTTCTCCTTAA
- a CDS encoding toxin-antitoxin system TumE family protein, producing the protein MFYKIVNDFKNIIKKYEIKDYKKFGRAKGLVAKIEFIDGSVLHIREYIFLNSKRKYSFHWQDKEGNLIVRWDNSPHHFHIKTFPDHKHIGNKVFESEEICLEDVVKFIERHLLKTI; encoded by the coding sequence GTGTTCTACAAAATAGTTAACGATTTTAAAAATATCATAAAAAAGTATGAAATAAAAGACTATAAAAAATTTGGAAGAGCTAAAGGATTAGTAGCTAAAATTGAATTTATAGACGGTTCGGTTCTACATATTCGAGAATATATTTTTTTAAATAGCAAAAGAAAGTATTCTTTCCATTGGCAAGATAAAGAAGGAAACCTCATTGTAAGATGGGATAATTCTCCTCATCATTTTCATATAAAAACTTTTCCTGATCACAAACATATTGGAAATAAGGTTTTTGAGTCAGAAGAAATATGCCTAGAAGATGTAGTAAAGTTTATAGAACGACATTTGCTAAAAACTATCTAG
- a CDS encoding potassium channel family protein: MKKRKFIVIGLGKFGFYLAKTLAAEGLEVLCIDRNEKLVEDISPDVSEAIVADATRKEVLKGIGVDEAEMVVVATGNLSASVLIVLYLKELGAKAIMAKANDEDHARILELLGANRVVIPELDAALKEARNLINPNMLDFLPLLPDFLIARLEPPADFIGKTIRQLDLRKRYHVYILAIKNKHTDKFILLPPAEHVIDKDEELFVLGKKEYVEKLLESE; the protein is encoded by the coding sequence ATGAAAAAAAGAAAGTTTATCGTAATTGGGCTTGGAAAATTTGGGTTTTATTTGGCCAAGACTCTTGCTGCAGAAGGCTTAGAAGTACTTTGTATTGATAGAAACGAAAAACTTGTAGAAGATATCAGCCCTGATGTTTCAGAGGCCATTGTGGCAGATGCCACCAGAAAAGAAGTATTAAAAGGCATTGGAGTTGATGAGGCCGAGATGGTGGTTGTGGCCACAGGGAATCTTTCTGCCAGTGTTTTAATCGTGCTTTACCTTAAAGAACTTGGGGCCAAAGCCATTATGGCCAAAGCCAACGATGAAGACCATGCCCGTATCCTTGAGCTTCTGGGGGCAAATAGAGTTGTTATTCCAGAGCTTGATGCAGCTCTCAAAGAAGCAAGAAACCTGATCAATCCTAATATGCTTGATTTCTTACCCCTTTTGCCGGACTTTCTTATCGCCCGCCTTGAACCACCAGCTGATTTCATTGGAAAAACTATAAGACAGCTTGATCTTCGCAAGCGCTATCATGTCTATATATTGGCCATTAAAAATAAACACACCGATAAATTTATTCTCCTTCCACCTGCGGAACACGTAATCGATAAGGACGAAGAGCTCTTTGTTCTTGGAAAGAAAGAATACGTAGAAAAATTACTGGAAAGCGAATAA
- a CDS encoding lysylphosphatidylglycerol synthase transmembrane domain-containing protein has protein sequence MKKYLSFFFKLTVSAGLLYYLFRQTDFNALVTTFKKVLPEWLCFSILVFFVFQIVSAYRWQKITEALGYRKNFLFFGKIYFIGMFFNAFLPGVLGGDVIRVFYLVKEGASKTVASFSVFYDRIFGLMGALILLTVFVPLEGDFLPEKPRHILLWFSASALFFGTFAALFAGFFRKKWASYFLTTATSVTRLPTFFVLVGLGLAVQVLYNIHLYLLGRSLNIEVPLAKFFLIIPLMGILASLPLSLGGLGIREGTLAYFLKLLGYPTEVGIALGFLTYGVSLLGGLVGGFFYLRGEREKPS, from the coding sequence GTGAAAAAATATCTGTCATTTTTTTTTAAGTTAACGGTAAGTGCAGGACTTCTTTACTATCTCTTTCGGCAAACAGATTTTAACGCCCTTGTCACCACTTTTAAAAAAGTCCTCCCTGAATGGCTTTGCTTTTCCATCCTGGTTTTTTTTGTGTTCCAGATAGTTAGTGCGTACCGCTGGCAAAAAATTACCGAAGCCCTGGGATATCGCAAAAATTTTCTCTTTTTCGGAAAAATTTACTTTATCGGCATGTTTTTTAACGCTTTCTTGCCAGGGGTTTTGGGCGGAGACGTAATCAGGGTCTTCTACCTGGTAAAAGAAGGGGCCAGTAAAACCGTAGCAAGTTTTAGCGTGTTTTACGACCGGATTTTTGGCCTCATGGGGGCCCTAATCCTGCTCACAGTTTTTGTCCCCTTGGAGGGCGATTTTTTGCCCGAAAAACCAAGGCACATTTTGCTTTGGTTTAGCGCTTCAGCCCTTTTTTTCGGGACTTTTGCGGCGCTCTTTGCCGGCTTTTTTCGCAAAAAGTGGGCAAGTTATTTCCTTACCACCGCAACTTCTGTAACACGGTTGCCCACTTTTTTTGTTTTGGTAGGCCTTGGGCTTGCTGTCCAGGTTCTTTACAATATCCACCTCTATTTGCTTGGGAGGAGCCTTAACATCGAAGTCCCGTTGGCCAAGTTTTTCCTGATAATTCCTTTAATGGGAATCCTTGCGAGCCTTCCCTTAAGCTTAGGGGGCTTGGGTATTAGGGAAGGAACCCTAGCTTACTTTTTGAAACTTTTAGGGTATCCTACCGAAGTAGGCATTGCCCTTGGCTTTTTAACTTATGGGGTTTCCTTACTCGGCGGGCTGGTAGGCGGATTTTTTTATTTGCGAGGCGAAAGAGAAAAACCATCTTAA
- a CDS encoding TrkH family potassium uptake protein, whose translation MQWRRINRRITKHPARAIIYSFALADIIGALFLWLPFSHVKGLSFIDALFTSTSAICVTGLTVVNTAFEFTRFGQLVILVLMQLGGLGVMTFSMFFALGLGRSLSFSSRLSLQESFLPHLVTEPRRLIATIFIYTFLAEFLVALGLFVSLFFHGYGLFQALFHSVFHAVSAFCNAGFSTFPDGLEDFKTSFGVPFLVMLGIFLGNVGFPIVYEIWLNFREKRKRLSLHFKITLGTHLCFILLGALAFLWFERNGVMSGLPWPYKILAAFFHSVSARTAGFNTLEIAQFSEHSIYVFLVLMFVGACPGSTGGGIKTTTFAILWHTVISRLKGFPQTVAFKRTIPIEQVGKAITLVFISLIAVMTFHFLLTLSEPNFPFYLAKHEFLASLFEVVSALGTVGLTTGVTPHLTFWGKVCIILAMFVGRVGLLSLVSFLSEAGKEPRPYRYAKERVMVG comes from the coding sequence ATGCAGTGGCGCCGTATAAATCGCCGTATAACCAAACACCCTGCCAGGGCAATTATTTATTCCTTTGCTTTGGCCGATATAATAGGGGCTCTCTTTTTGTGGCTTCCTTTTAGCCACGTAAAAGGCCTTTCTTTTATTGATGCGCTTTTTACTTCTACCTCCGCTATTTGCGTTACCGGGTTAACAGTAGTTAACACAGCCTTTGAGTTCACCCGTTTTGGTCAGCTGGTGATCTTAGTACTCATGCAACTAGGCGGCTTAGGCGTAATGACCTTTTCCATGTTTTTTGCCTTGGGGCTTGGCAGGTCGCTTAGTTTTTCAAGCAGACTTTCCCTTCAGGAAAGTTTTTTGCCGCATTTGGTTACTGAGCCGCGTAGGTTAATTGCCACCATCTTTATTTATACTTTTTTGGCAGAATTTTTAGTAGCACTGGGGCTTTTTGTTAGTTTGTTCTTTCATGGTTATGGCCTTTTTCAGGCCCTTTTTCACAGTGTCTTTCATGCCGTTTCTGCCTTTTGTAATGCTGGCTTTTCTACCTTCCCAGATGGCTTAGAAGACTTTAAGACGTCTTTTGGGGTTCCATTTTTGGTAATGTTAGGAATTTTTCTTGGCAATGTCGGTTTTCCAATTGTCTATGAAATTTGGCTTAACTTTAGAGAAAAGCGCAAGCGTCTTTCTCTTCATTTCAAAATAACCTTAGGCACCCATTTGTGTTTTATTTTGCTTGGGGCTTTGGCCTTTTTATGGTTCGAAAGAAATGGTGTTATGTCGGGCCTCCCCTGGCCTTACAAAATCCTTGCTGCTTTTTTTCATAGTGTGAGTGCACGGACCGCAGGCTTTAACACCCTTGAAATTGCCCAATTTTCAGAACACAGCATTTATGTGTTTCTCGTTTTAATGTTTGTAGGGGCATGTCCTGGTTCTACAGGAGGTGGTATAAAAACCACTACATTTGCTATTTTATGGCATACCGTAATAAGCCGTTTAAAGGGTTTTCCCCAAACGGTAGCCTTTAAACGGACGATACCCATCGAACAGGTTGGCAAAGCTATAACCCTTGTTTTTATTTCGCTAATAGCGGTCATGACCTTTCATTTTTTGCTGACTTTAAGTGAGCCCAATTTTCCCTTTTATCTTGCCAAACATGAGTTTTTGGCTTCTCTTTTCGAAGTAGTTTCTGCTTTGGGCACTGTAGGATTAACCACCGGGGTCACTCCCCATCTTACTTTTTGGGGAAAGGTTTGTATCATTTTAGCCATGTTTGTGGGAAGGGTAGGGCTTCTTTCGCTGGTGTCTTTTCTTTCAGAAGCAGGGAAAGAACCGCGTCCCTATCGTTATGCTAAAGAAAGGGTTATGGTGGGCTAG
- a CDS encoding histone deacetylase family protein — MNVAIIKDEIFLKHNPGEYHPERPERLEKIYQAIEESGLRNFLQVLKPREATFEELCWNHSPEYVKTVQQTLGQSHVQLDADTATSPESYLAAANAVGAQFVGLDALAQGQVKSVFALVRPPGHHAEYDRAMGFCLFNNVALAAHYALKKLGLKRILIVDWDLHHGNGTQKSFYQSKEVLFFSTHQYPYYPGTGRVEEVGEGEGKGYTVNVPLPAGCGDIEYATVYRKILVPIAREFKPEIILVSAGFDIYFGDPLGGMLVTPIGIGYITRLLKQLADEFCQGKILLTLEGGYSLQGLADSVTTVLHELIGQTAIPSDKLEEMEETNKEPEVLAHVLAVHQSYWRSLA; from the coding sequence GTGAACGTTGCCATCATAAAAGACGAAATATTTCTCAAGCATAACCCTGGAGAATATCATCCTGAACGCCCAGAACGTCTGGAAAAAATTTATCAAGCCATAGAAGAATCAGGGCTTCGCAATTTTTTACAGGTGCTTAAACCACGCGAAGCCACCTTTGAAGAGCTTTGCTGGAATCACTCACCAGAGTACGTAAAAACAGTACAACAAACCTTAGGGCAAAGTCACGTACAACTTGACGCTGACACAGCCACCAGTCCTGAATCATATCTGGCCGCGGCAAACGCTGTTGGGGCCCAGTTTGTGGGGCTTGACGCCCTGGCTCAGGGCCAGGTCAAGAGTGTTTTTGCCCTGGTAAGACCCCCTGGACACCATGCTGAGTACGACCGCGCCATGGGTTTTTGCCTTTTCAATAACGTGGCCCTTGCGGCTCATTATGCTCTGAAAAAGCTAGGGCTTAAGCGCATTCTTATTGTAGACTGGGATCTTCACCACGGAAATGGTACTCAAAAGTCTTTCTACCAGTCCAAAGAGGTTCTGTTTTTCTCAACCCACCAGTACCCCTATTATCCAGGTACCGGGCGGGTTGAAGAAGTGGGTGAAGGAGAAGGCAAAGGCTATACGGTAAATGTGCCTCTTCCCGCAGGCTGTGGTGATATTGAGTACGCTACCGTTTACCGCAAGATACTTGTTCCTATTGCCAGGGAATTTAAGCCAGAAATCATCCTTGTTTCCGCTGGTTTTGACATCTATTTCGGCGACCCACTGGGAGGGATGCTTGTCACACCAATAGGAATTGGCTATATCACGCGGCTTCTAAAACAACTTGCAGATGAATTTTGCCAGGGAAAAATTCTTTTGACCCTTGAAGGTGGCTACAGTTTGCAGGGACTTGCCGACAGCGTGACTACAGTTCTTCATGAACTGATAGGCCAGACTGCGATTCCCTCTGACAAACTCGAGGAAATGGAAGAAACCAACAAAGAACCGGAAGTGCTGGCACACGTGCTCGCCGTACACCAGTCATATTGGCGCTCATTAGCTTAA